CGCCAGCCAGTTGGCTTTGGTCTGGGCGTGAATCCGCCCTTCAAAGTTACGATTGCCGGAGAGGACCGAACAGACCGTCAGATCCCCTTGCTCGATGGCCTCGGCAATGGGTCCGGTGAGCGGTCCGGAGTTGCCAATACAGGTGGTACAGCCATAACCGACAATATTGAAACCGAGGCTGTCCAGGTAACTCTGCAGGCCGGCCTTGGCCAGATAGTCGGTCACCACCTTGGAGCCCGGCGCCAGCGAGGTCTTGACCCAGGGTTTCTGCTTCAGGCCACGGTCCACGGCCTTTTTGGCTACCAGTCCGGCCGCCATCATGACCGCCGGGTTCGAGGTGTTGGTGCAGGAGGTGATAGCGGCGATAACCACATCACCATGGTGCAACTGCTCGTCGCTGCCACTGATGGCGATCCCTTTTTCAAATTCGTCGGCGGGAATGACCTGATCCGTTGCCTTGCCCATGTCTTCCAGCAAAACCCGGTCCTGGGGCCGCTTCGGCCCGGCCAGGCTGGGCTTGACCGAGGCCAGGTCGAGTTCGAGCACGGCGCTGTAGGCCGGGTCGGCCAGATCATCGGTCCGCCACAGCCCCTGTTCTTTGCAATAGGCCTCGACCAGAGCGATATTTTCCTCGCTGCGCCCCGACAGGGCCAGGTAATCGAGGGTGATCTGGTCAATAGGGAAGAAGCCGCAAGTGGCGCCGTATTCCGGCGACATATTGGCAATGGTCGCCCGGTCCGCCAGCGGCAGCTGCGACAGCCCGGCCCCGAAGAACTCAACGAATTTTCCGACTACGCCGTGTTGCCGCAGCATCTGGGTCACAGTCAGCACCAGGTCGGTTGCGGTGACCCCTTCGCTCAACGCCCCGGTCAGCCGGAAGCCGACCACCTCGGGAATCAGCATGGAAATCGGCTGACCGAGCATGGCTGCTTCGGCTTCGATGCCGCCGACGCCCCAGCCGAGCACGCCAAGGCCGTTGATCATGGTGGTGTGACTATCGGTCCCGACCAGGGTGTCCGGATAGGCCCAGCGTTTGCCGTCGATCTCCTCGCTCCAGATCGCCTTGGCCAGGTATTCCAGGTTGACCTGGTGGCAGATCCCGGTTCCGGGAGGAACCACCCGAAAATTATTAAAAGCTTTCTGCCCCCAGCGTAAAAAAGCATAGCGCTCGCGATTCCGCTCCATTTCCTTTTCCACATTGGCGGCAAAAGCACCAGGATTGCCATACTGATCGACCATGACCGAGTGGTCGATAACCAGGTCGACCGGGATCTGTGGATTGATCTTGGCCGGGTCGCCACCCTGTTTGGCGACCGCGTCACGCATGGCCGCCAGGTCAACGATCGCCGGCACCCCGGTGAAATCCTGCATCAGCACCCGGGCCGGGCTGAAGGCGATCTCGCTGCTTTTTTTCTGATGCGGCTGCCACTCGGCAACGGCTTTGATATCGTCTGCCTTGACGGCTTGACCGTCTTCCTTGCGCAGCAGATTTTCCAGCAACACCTTGATGGTAAAGGGGAGTCTGTTCAAATCACCGAGGCCGGCTTGCGCCGCAGCCTGTAAGCTGTGGTAGTGATACACCTGCCCGGCAACATTGAGGGTTTTGGTTGTTTGAAATGAATTACCCGCCATTGGTTTCTCTCCTCAGCTGTAATAAATCGGTTTTTAAGCTCTTCTACATCCATAAAAGTTTAACCAGTTTTTTCCAAAAGTGATAGTTCGGCCGGGAGATTTCTTTGCGGGCAACAAAAAAAGCCCCCTTTTGCTTTGCGCAAAAGGGAGCTTTCCAGAGAGCCATCAATGCGGATGGCTCGGTCAACTCACCGAGTTGATTCGCCGGTTCGGCAGGGCAATGGTAAAGGTGCTGCCCTGGCCCAGGACGCTGTCCACAAAAACGTTTCCTTCATGGGCGATGGCAATGTGTTTGACGATTGCCAGGCCGAGACCGGTCCCACCCAGAGCGCGACTCCGCGCCAGATCGATCCGATAAAAACGCTCGAACAGCCGCGGCAGATGCTCTTCCGCAATGCCGGTGCCGAAGTCACGCACCTGGATCAGCACCTGCTGCTCCTGTTCCGAGGCCTCAATGATCACCCGCCCCCCGGAACTGCTGTATTTGATGGCGTTGCTGAGCAGATTGATCACTGCCTGTTCCAGCAGCGGCTCGTTAATCCGCGCCCGCAACCGCTCAGGGCACTGGATCTCGATGGCCACCTGCTGCTGGGAAATCAACGTCTCGCAGGCATTGCGGGCGCTTTCCAACAGCGGCCTTAGCAGCTCGGTTTTCAATTCCCAGCCCCCCTCGGTCACGCCCTGTTCAATCCGGGAAAGATCAAGGAGATCTTCAACCAAGGCATTCAGCCGTTCACTTTGCTTGAAAATGATCTGTAAAAAGCGCTGCCAGGAATCATCGATCCCGTCCTCGTCGAGCAAGGTTTCAACCGCTCCTCTGATGGCGGTTATCGGCGTTTTCAACTCATGGGATACATTGGCGACAAAATCACGCCGGACCGATTCCAGCTGGCGGAGCCTGGTCAGATCGTGGAGGACGATCAGGACACCGATCCTTTCGTTGCGTTTGCCGGTCAGCGGCGCAGCCTGGACATGCAGGTAGCGCTTTTCCGTATCCAGCAGGGTCAGCTCATCTTCGAGCGGTTCCTGCAGGTTCAAAGCGCGCCGTACAAACCGCTGCAGTTCTGAATGACGGATAACTTCCTGAATCGGCCGGCCCGGCTCCAGAACGGCCTTGATCCCAAACAGCCTGGTGGTGGCGGAATTCATGCGAATGACCCGCTCTTCGTTGTCAACCGCAATGATTCCTTCGACCATACAGCCCAAAATCGCTTCCATTTCCCCCCGTTGCTCTACCTCGCGGTGAATCCGCTCCGCCAGGTCTCCGGCCATGTGGTTTAACGCTTTGGCCAGGCGACGGGTTTCTGCGGAACCCGTCTCGGTCAGGGGAACTTCGAGGTCCCCCTGGGAAAAACGTTGCGCTGCTCCGGTCATCAATTCAAGGGGGCGACTAATGCGCCGCGATAACCACCAGGAAACCGGGGCGATCAGCAGGGCGATCAGGAACCCGGCGAAAAACAAGCGTTGGTAGATTGCCGTCAGGGTCCGGTCGATGTCCGAAACCGAGATAGCGGTTCTGACCGTTCCCAGAACTTCACCGTCCCGGACAAAGGGCAGGGCGACATACATCAGAGTTTGACCAAGTGTTCTGCTGAAGCGGATCGACATCCCCTGTTTACCGGAGATTGCGGTCTGGATTTCAGGCCGATGGCTATGGTTTTCCATCCGTTCCGGGTTCTCTTCGGAATCGGCCAGCACCTTTCCATCGAGCCTGATTATCGTAATCCTGGTTTGCGAGCTTTCTCCGAGCCGCTTCACCAGCTGATTCAGGTTCTCCTGGCGAGTCATGTCGAAAGAGCTCTGTAACTGTTCCTCGACCAGATGGGCTCTGGCACTCAAATCTGCAGCGGTCTGCTGATAATGAAAATTGCGCAGGGTGACTGAGACATACCAGCCCAGGCCGCAGAGTACGATTAAAATAAGTAGGATATAGGTCGGGTAGAGTTGCCAGACCAACCGCCTTGATTTCATGAGTCCTCCCGAAACCGGTAACCGACTCCACGGACCGTTTCGATATAATTGCCACACGAGCCGAGCTTTTTCCGTAAGCCGGCAATCTGAACATCGACCGCCCGATCAGTGACCGCATAATCCTCACCGCGCACTGCATTGACAATCTGGTAGCGGGTAAAAACCCAGCCGGGACGACTGGCCAGGGCAACCAGAACTCTGAATTCCGTGAAGGTCAGATCAACACTTTTCCCTTCCACCTGAACCAGGTTCCGGCCACGATGAATCGCCAGCTGATCAAACACCAGCTCATCCTGCTCCTGCTGGCTGCTTTCTTCTTTACGCCGTCGCAAGACGGCCTGAATTCTGGCAAGAAGAACCTTGATGCTGAAGGGCTTGGTGACATAATCGTCTGCGCCGAGTTCGAGACCCTTGACCACATCGCTCTCTTCCCCCTTGGCCGTGAGCATAATAATCGGTATATTCCTGGTCGCCTCATCAGCCCGCAAGCGCCGACAGATCTCCAGTCCGTCGATTCCCGGCAGCATCAAATCCAGCAGGACCAAATCGGGCTGGGAGCTGATCACACTCTTCAACCCCTCTTCGCCGCAGGATGCACAAATCACATTAAAATCAGCCTTCATCAGATTGAAATGAAGCAAGGCTAAAATATCTTCTTCATCTTCTACGATCAAAACAGTTTTCTTTGATTCACTCATACCTATCCTCGTGGAGTAAAATTTGCATAGATTTAGAAAGATCGTAGTTCTTTGTTAGTTTTTTATGAGAAATTCCATAGATTTTATCTTTCTTTCCATTTTTTGACGGAATTTTTACAAACAACAGCAATTTATGAAAAAATAACATTGTTTTTAAATGACTCTTATGCTAGAAGCGATTTTATCGTGTCTCGGTTACCCTCGCAAAACGCATAAGGAGTCAAAGCATGGCAGAAGGTACTGTAAAATGGTTTAACGATTCAAAAGGTTTTGGTTTTATCGAGCAGGACAATGGCCCCGATGTCTTTGTCCATTTCTCGGCAATTCAGTCTGATGGATTCAAATCCCTGGCTGAGGGCGATCGGGTGACTTTTGATGTTATCCAGGGAGAAAAAGGTCCACAATCAGCAAATGTTGTAAAAGTCTAACACTTACCGTCGTCGGCGGTTTCTTCCGACACTAAACGGATCAATTTCTTTGAGGGTTAACCAAAAAACTCCACGGCTCTGCCGTGGAGTTTTTCCTTTTCTAATCAGCTCGATCGCGCAACGCCTTTGCGCGGACATAAAGCAACGACACCACATCGACTGCATTGCGGAGTGGGGGCTTTGCAGCAAGCTCTGCCATGGGCGATCAGGGTATGGCTGCATTGGGTCCACTCAGTCTGCGGCAGCAGTCGACAGAGGTCCTTCTCAATCTTTTCCGGATCGTCCTCTTTGGTCCAGCCGAACCGGCGTGACAACCGTTTGACATGGGTATCCACAACCATACCCGGGATGCCGTAGGCATTTCCCAGCACAACATTGGCAGTTTTGCGGCCAACCCCGCTTAAGGCAACCAGAGCATTCAGATCCGCAGGAACCTGCCCCTGGTGAAACTCCAAAAGCTGTTGGGAAGACTGGATCAGGTTCTTGGCTTTATTGCGGAAAAACCCGGTGGTCCGAATCAGCTCCTCGACCTGCTCCTGGCTTGCCGCTGCCATCTGCTGCGGACCTGGCAGCTGTTTAAACAGTTCCCTGGTCACCATATTTACCCTGACGTCGGTACACTGAGCAGATAGAATTGTCGCCACCAGCAGTTGCCAGGGAGTTTCATAATTGAGGGCACATTCTGCCGCGGGGTAGAGTTCTTCCAATGCCCTCAACAGCTTGATTGCCTGTTCAGATTTTTTCATGCTTAGCGACTTATCCACAAAATAAACAACTTATCCACAAACGGGATCAGGATGCTTGGATGCAATTCTTGCCGAGTTTTTGATCTTAAGAATCTTGCGTGTTTCTTTTGTTTCAACATCCAGAACCAGTGGCAGATGGGGGGAAGCCATTTTGGCAAGCGAGGTCCTGATAACTTCTCCGGCCAAGGTGCGAATCGGACCGCGCAGATAAATCCGGTCGCGCCCCCAGAGGGGAAACCGACCTGGATAGTTAGCCCGCCAGAGGGGAAGGGAAGCCCGTTTTAAATCGCGGGCGGAATGGAGTTGCCCCAGATCCCACAGCGGCAGCCCGAAGTCGCCAGCGACGATGGTTGCACAGGGAAAAGAAGGGTTGTTAAGAATTTGCTCGCTTAATAACAACCGAACCTGTTCCAACCGCTGCCAAAGGTCCCAGGAAAGACTGACGTTGAACAAATGGACCCGCTCCTCCGCCCAATCGAGATCGGCACGCAGACAACGACCTCCGTAGCCGAGAGGGGACGCCTGAATATTATGGAGGGGAAAGCGTGACAGAAACGCACAGCCGCCTTCGGTTTCAGGCCCGTAGTGATTTAATCCGACCCGCTCGGACAACAGTTTGAGGCTGGTTGCACCGAGTGCTGAACCGATCCCCTGCAACAGAACCAGATCGACATGCTGGGCACGGATCACCTTCGCACTCAATTCCGGTGTGAGTTTCCCGGAAGCGTTCAGCAATCCGTTGATGTGATAACTCATGATCCGGAATGTCGTCATCCCTCTCCCTTTATCCGGACAACACCCTTGAACATATCCGGTGCCGACGTTGGTTCATATCCTCAATTGAGCAACCTGACCGTCTCAATAATAACCTGAGAGTCAGGATAATCTCTGAACAAAGCGCTTTTGGTAATGGTCTTAACCCGACCTATTTTTTCAACGACATCCATGCCTTCAATAACTTTTCCAAACACGGCATAGCCGAATGCTCTTGCTGTCGGTCCGTTATGATTCAAAAATTTATTATCAACCAGGTTGATAAAAAACTGACTGGTCGCGCTGTTGATATCACTGGTTCGGGCCATGGCAATGGTTCCTTTGTCATTTTTCAGCCCATTGTCTGCTTCATTCTTGATCGGCGGGAGAGTCTCTTTCCGTGTTCCGGTCTGATCAAAACCGCCCCCCTGGATCATGAATCCACCGATCACCCGATGAAAAATTGTTCCATCATAAAAGCCATTTTGAACGTATTTGATAAAATTATCGACTGTCTGCGGAGCTTTATCCGAATTCAGTTCAATTTTTATCATTCCCAGATTGGTTTTCATTTCAACGATCGGCCCGGCATAGGCAGCGGTCGTTGTCAAAGTCAGAACCGTAAATAAATAAAAAAGAACTTTGTTCATAGGGACTGCCTCTTTATCTGGATGATGAAAATAATCAAACCTCTGTCTTTGCCGCTCTTAATCGCTGAAAAGCACTATTCTCTTCTCATAAAATCAACAAGTTATCATATTTTTTTGGAATTTGAAGGCCCGCCAACAGTTTCCACACACTGTTAAATGACCCTCTTTTCAGCTCATCAAGCTTTCTGGCTTCAGATCTCGCAGCATCAGATCGCTGACTGCCTGTCTGGGATCTTTATTCTGATAAAGGATTTGATACATCTGCTCAATAATCGGAACGTCCACATTCAATTTATGAGCGAGTTGAAAAGCTGACAGGGTCGTTTTAACCCCTTCGGCAATCATGGTCATACCGGCCAGGATATCATCAAGCTTGCGCCCTTTTCCCAGTTCAATGCCGACACTACGATTACGGGATAGGTCTCCTGTACAGGTCAGCACAAGATCGCCCATTCCCGCCAAACCGGCAAAAGTGTCAGCTTTACCACCTAGTTTCAGGCCTAAACGGGTCATTTCCGCCAATCCCCGCGTAATCAGTGCGGCTCGGCTGTTATAACCAAAGCCAAGACCATCGGCAACTCCGGCAGCAAGAGCAATAACATTTTTCATCGCTCCGCCAAGTTCAACCCCGATGACATCGGTATGAGTGTAAACCCGGAATTTTTCCGTGCTGAAAATCGTCTGAACTTGTTCTGCATAGGCAAGATCGCGCCCTGCGGCAACGACCGCTGTCGGCATCCCCTGGCTGACTTCCCGGGCGAACGAGGGTCCGGATAAAAAAACCAGCTGTTGGTGCATTGTTGCGGGAAGAAGTTCTTCAAAAATCTCCGACAGCAGTTTAAGGGTATTGTTTTCTATCCCTTTTGATGCCGAAACAATGATAGTTTCAGGGCTGATATGGGGTAACGCCTGTTCAAGAACCTGGCGGGTTACTTGAGACGGAGCAACAAAAACCAGCATTTTTTTATCGCTCACCGCCTCTTTCAGCGAACTGGTAAAATGGAGGTTATCGGCGAGAACGATATCGGGAAGGTAGATATCATTGATCCTCTTCCGCTGCATCCTTTCCGTCAGGTCTGTTTCGTAACACCAGAGAGTAACACCATATTTTTTCTGAGCAAGCAGGTTCGCCAGGGTCGTTCCCCAACTTCCTGCACCGATAACGGCATATTTGTTCTTCATCATATCGCCTTGCTCTTTTTCTCGATGCGTTGTTCCAGATGTTTGATTTTTTCCTGAAGCAAAGACGGTCTAGGAAAATCGGTCAATTTGCGATATAGATCCAAAGCTTCCTGTAATAATCCTTCTTCTTCAAACATCCGTGCGAGGTTAAATTCCGCCTGACTGCGGTAACTGCTGTCAGGAAATCTGTCTATCAGCTGTTTCCAGCTTTGCTTCGCGGCTTCTGGACGATTTTCCAAAACCAGAATTCCCCCGCGCCGATACAATGCATCGGCGGTCAGCTCACTGTGCGGATAGTCTTCCAGTAATGTTTCGAGCTCAATCCGCGCCTGCGGATAATTTTCCAGCCGGAAATAACAGTCTGCTATTTCATAAAGATAACGGTCAGCGTTGTCTTTATCCAGTTCCAGCAGATGCTGATAGTAGCCGATGGCAGCGGAATAATCCCGCTGCGCATATTTGACAATCCACGCGGCTTCCTGCCGGGCCGGTAAGACATAGGTGCTTTCCGGATAATCATGTTCCAGTTGCAGATATGTCAACAGGGCCTGGGGCATATCTTTTCTGTCGTCCTGCCAGATACGCCCCATGCGAAACAATGCCTCTTCTGCAGCAGGGGTATGCGGGTAACGCTGTTTAAGCTTAACATAAGTCTGCTCTGCCAAGTCGAGCTGCCCCAGGCTCTCATATTCAACCCCTTTTGCCAATAAGCGCATCGGCAAAGTCAAACGGTAATCTTGAACATAGGGCAGTCCGATGATTCCCAACAGAATTATCAGCAGGAAAAAGAGCAGCCAGGCTTTTCGGTTATTCGCTTTCCTCTTCAGCTCCCCCTGATTCTTCAATTCCTGCTTCAACTTCTTCTTCAACTGGTGCAGATTCATCCGTTGATTCCTTCTCGGCCAAGCGGGCGACCGAAACGATAAATTCGTCTTCTTCAAGAACCATCATCCGAACCCCCTGGGTGTTCCGACCAATGGAACGGATATCTTTTACTCTGGTCCGCAGCAGTTTGCCGCGATTGGTGATAAACATCAGGTCGGAATCTTCATTGACCATTTTGATATCGACGACTCGGCCGTTCCGTTCACTGGTTTTGATGGTGATAATGCCTTTCCCACCACGACTCTGAACCCGATATTCGGTAATATCCGTCCTTTTACCATAACCATTCTCAGTGATTGTCACCAGAGCCAGGGCTGTGTTATCGGTGACAGATTGTAAGCCGATGACCTCATCGTCCCCTTCCAGAGTCATGCCGCGCACTCCGCGCGCTGAGCGCCCCATCGGACGAACATTGGCTTCCGGAAAACGAATCGATTTTCCATTGCGACTGGCCAATAGCAGATCTCGCTTGCCATCGGTCAGACGGGCTTCTATCAGGCTGTCACCCTCGTCGATGGTCAGGGCGATAATTCCACCGGAACGGGGGTTGGAATAAGCCATCAGTTCAGTCTTTTTGATCGTCCCTTTGGCCGTAGCGGTAACGATATATTTGTCCTCTTCAAATTCCTTGACCGGAAGGATGGTGGTGACTTTCTCCTCCGGAGCCAGTTTCAGCAGGTTGACAATCGCCTTACCACGGGAGGCCCTCCCTCCCTGGGGAATTTCATGAACCTTCAGCCAATAGACTTTGCCAAGATTGGTAAAGATCAGCACGTAGGAGTGGGTTGAGGCCACAAACAAACTTTCAACAAAGTCTTCTTCCTTGGGCCTTACTCCGCTCCTGCCTTTTCCGCCACGCCGCTGTGCCCGGTACAGGGACACGGCATTGCGTTTGATATAACCGCCGTGGGTAACGGTCACCACCATGTTCTCTTCGACGATCATGTCTTCCAAGGTCAGATCGGCCGTTTTGTCGATGATTTCGGTACGCCGCGGATTAGCGAATTTTTCCTTCAGCTCAATCAATTCATCCTTAATGATTTTAAGGATTTCAACTTCGCTCGCGAGAATTTCTTTGAGCCGGGCAATCTGTGCCAGGATCTGTTCCAGTTCTTCGAGAATTTTGCTCTGCTCAAGACCAGTCAACCGGTGCAAACGCATATCCAGGATAGCCTGGGCCTGAATGTCGGAAAAAGAGAACCTGTTCATCAGGTTTTCTTTGGCGTCGGCAGGCGTAGCGCTGCTTTTGATAATCTGAATCACCTCGTCAAGGTTTTCCAGGGCAAGTTTCAAACCATGCAGAATATGGGCGCGTGCTTCTGCTTTCTTCAACTCGAAAATACAGCGGCGAGTGACAATTTCACGGCGATGGTCGATAAAACTATCCAGCACTTCGCGCAAAGTCATGATCTTCGGCTGGCCGCCGACAATAGCGAGCATGATAATACCGAAGGATGTTTGCATGGTCGTCATTTTATAAAGTTGATTCAAAATGACTCCTGGCACCATGTCCTTTTTCAGCTCAATGACGATGCGCATGCCATCGCGATCCGATTCGTCCCGCAGATCGGAAATTCCTTCAATTTTCTTATTTTTAACCAGTTCGGCAATTTTTTCGATCAAACGAGCTTTGTTGACCTGATAAGGAATTTCGGTAACGACAATCGCTTCCTTACCGGAGCGACGGTCAACCTCGACCAGGGCTCTGGCCCGCAACTGAATGATTCCCCGGCCGGTATGATAAGCTTCACGAATTCCTTCCTTGCCGTTAATAAAGCCAGCGGTTGGAAAGTCGGGGCCGGGAATCCTCTCCAGCAAATCCTCAGCACTGATTCTGGGGTCTTCAATGATAGCTACCAGTCCATCAATAACTTCGCCAAGATTGTGCGGGGGAATCTTGGTCGCCATACCAACCGCAATTCCCTCTGAGCCGTTGACCAGCAAATTCGGAAATTTGCATGGTAAAACCAACGGTTCTTCAAGAGATTCGTCATAGTTGGGCCCAAAATCAACGGTTTCTTTTTCGATATCGGCAAGCAGTTCATGGGACAAGCGGTCCATACGAATTTCGGTGTAACGCATGGCTGCAGCAGAGTCCCCGTCAATGGAACCGAAATTCCCCTGGCCATCGACCAGGGGATGACGCATGGAAAAATCCTGGGCCATCCGAACGATGGTGTCATAGACCGCACTATCCCCGTGCGGGTGATATTTACCGATGACATCACCGACCACCCGGGCGGATTTTTTATAGGGCTTGTTGTAGTCATTACTGAGGTCATGCATAGCAAACAGAATTCGCCGGTGAACCGGTTTCAAACCATCCCTGACATCCGGTAGAGCTCGCCCGACAATGACGCTCATTGCGTAATCCATATAGGATTTACGCATTTCATCTTCTATATTTACGGTGACTTTATTCTCTTCAGACAACATTTATGCCTCCACTCCCGGCAGGGAAATACTTAATACCAACCACTTATACATCCAGGTTAGCCACATTGAGTGCATTGAGTTCAATGAATTCACGGCGCGGTTCAACCTGATCACCCATCAACACGGTAAATATCTCGTCAGCCCGTACGGCATCCTCAATAGTCACCTGCAACAAAATCCGTTTTTCCGGATCCATGGTTGTTTCCCAGAGCTGTTCGGGATTCATCTCTCCTAAACCTTTATAACGCTGAATATACTGACCTTTTTTTGCACGTGCCAAAATGATGTCAAGCAGTTCCTGACGATCGGTCACTTCAATATCCTCTTTTTCCTCAGCAACAATGCTGATACTTTCATTCAGACAGATATCCTCGACCTGTTTATAGGACTGGAGAAGCAGTTTGTACTCATGGGATGAGAGGATCTCTACGGTATGGCGATCAATCCGCGCATGCAGATTGCCAAAGGTTACCAATATCCGGTCAGGGTCCTGCAAGACCTCATATTTGGTCTTCGGATCGACTTCTCGAAGCTGCTGGGCAAGGGGCTCGAGACTATCTTGATCGGCATAACCGTTCTTAATTTTTCCTCTGACGAATATTTTCAGAATTTCACTTGGTATTCCCTTGTTGACTATCTTATCAAAGTGCTTGTTATAATTAATAATATTCCGCAAAGTCGGAATAATCTGCTTACCCCGCAAAACTTTATTCCCTTGCTCCATTTCTACGGCAATACCTTCGGTACCATTATCCAAAAGGTATTCCAGCAGGGCATCATCATCTTTCAGGTAAATTTCCCGTTTGCCCCTTTTGACCTTATAAAGGGGCGGCTGGGCGATATAAAGATGACCTCTTTCAACAATTTCCGGCATTTGTCTGAAAAAGAAGGTCAGCAGCAGCGTCCTGATATGAGAACCATCAACATCGGCATCAGTCATGATAATAATCCGATGGTAACGTAGTTTAGACACATCGAAATCATCCTTGCCAATACTTGTTCCCATGGCCGTAATCAGGGTTCTTATTTCATTAGAGGTGAGCAGCTTGTCAAAGCGAGCTTTTTCAACGTTGAGTATTTTACCTTTCAGCGGCAGAATTGCCTGAAATCTTCTGTCTCTTCCCTGTTTGGCACTTCCGCCGGCAGAATCACCTTCGACCAGATAGATTTCGCACAAAGACGGGTCTTTTTCCTGGCAATCGGCAAGTTTACCTGGCAGTGACAAACCGTCCAGAGCACCTTTTCGGCGGGTCAGATCCCGTGCTTTGCGGGCTGCTTCCCGGGCACGAGCTGCGTCAATTCCCTTTTCTAGGATTTTTCTAGCAACCTGCGGATTTTCTTCCAGGAAAGTCGCCAACTTTTCATTCATCAGAGTTTCGACAAAACCTTTTATCTCAGAATTTCCCAATTTAGTTTTGGTTTGACCTTCAAACTGAGGATCGGAGAGTTTAACCGAGATGACGGCAGCAATACCTTCGCGCAAATCATCTCCGGATATGGCCACTTTGATATTTTTCAACAGATTATTATTGGTCGCGTAGTTATTCATGGTCCGCGTCAACGCAGCCTTGAATCCGCTCAAGTGGGTACCACCTTCGTGGGTGTTTATATTGTTGGCAAAAGAAAAAATCTTCTCATCATAGCCATCAT
This genomic window from Pelobacter seleniigenes DSM 18267 contains:
- the acnA gene encoding aconitate hydratase AcnA encodes the protein MAGNSFQTTKTLNVAGQVYHYHSLQAAAQAGLGDLNRLPFTIKVLLENLLRKEDGQAVKADDIKAVAEWQPHQKKSSEIAFSPARVLMQDFTGVPAIVDLAAMRDAVAKQGGDPAKINPQIPVDLVIDHSVMVDQYGNPGAFAANVEKEMERNRERYAFLRWGQKAFNNFRVVPPGTGICHQVNLEYLAKAIWSEEIDGKRWAYPDTLVGTDSHTTMINGLGVLGWGVGGIEAEAAMLGQPISMLIPEVVGFRLTGALSEGVTATDLVLTVTQMLRQHGVVGKFVEFFGAGLSQLPLADRATIANMSPEYGATCGFFPIDQITLDYLALSGRSEENIALVEAYCKEQGLWRTDDLADPAYSAVLELDLASVKPSLAGPKRPQDRVLLEDMGKATDQVIPADEFEKGIAISGSDEQLHHGDVVIAAITSCTNTSNPAVMMAAGLVAKKAVDRGLKQKPWVKTSLAPGSKVVTDYLAKAGLQSYLDSLGFNIVGYGCTTCIGNSGPLTGPIAEAIEQGDLTVCSVLSGNRNFEGRIHAQTKANWLASPPLVVAFALAGTTRIDLTSDPLGNDRTGQPVYLKDIWPSNAEVAEMVALVNAKMFQKEYAEVFSGDESWRNLPVPEGLTYAWDADSTYIRLPSFFDELSFSESYPGFTDARQLALLGDSITTDHISPAGSIKASSPAGRYLREHGVEERDFNSYGSRRGNHEVMMRGTFANIRLRNKMVPETEGGVTKYLATGEEMSIFDAASRYSQDGTPLVIIAGKEYGTGSSRDWAAKGTLLLGVKAVLAESYERIHRSNLVGMGVLPLQFSAGESAASLGLDGTETLSLAPVEKLRAKQKMTLTLTRGDGRTEQLEVLCRLDTDQEVGYFRSGGILNHVLLNQME
- a CDS encoding ATP-binding protein; translation: MKSRRLVWQLYPTYILLILIVLCGLGWYVSVTLRNFHYQQTAADLSARAHLVEEQLQSSFDMTRQENLNQLVKRLGESSQTRITIIRLDGKVLADSEENPERMENHSHRPEIQTAISGKQGMSIRFSRTLGQTLMYVALPFVRDGEVLGTVRTAISVSDIDRTLTAIYQRLFFAGFLIALLIAPVSWWLSRRISRPLELMTGAAQRFSQGDLEVPLTETGSAETRRLAKALNHMAGDLAERIHREVEQRGEMEAILGCMVEGIIAVDNEERVIRMNSATTRLFGIKAVLEPGRPIQEVIRHSELQRFVRRALNLQEPLEDELTLLDTEKRYLHVQAAPLTGKRNERIGVLIVLHDLTRLRQLESVRRDFVANVSHELKTPITAIRGAVETLLDEDGIDDSWQRFLQIIFKQSERLNALVEDLLDLSRIEQGVTEGGWELKTELLRPLLESARNACETLISQQQVAIEIQCPERLRARINEPLLEQAVINLLSNAIKYSSSGGRVIIEASEQEQQVLIQVRDFGTGIAEEHLPRLFERFYRIDLARSRALGGTGLGLAIVKHIAIAHEGNVFVDSVLGQGSTFTIALPNRRINSVS
- a CDS encoding response regulator; amino-acid sequence: MSESKKTVLIVEDEEDILALLHFNLMKADFNVICASCGEEGLKSVISSQPDLVLLDLMLPGIDGLEICRRLRADEATRNIPIIMLTAKGEESDVVKGLELGADDYVTKPFSIKVLLARIQAVLRRRKEESSQQEQDELVFDQLAIHRGRNLVQVEGKSVDLTFTEFRVLVALASRPGWVFTRYQIVNAVRGEDYAVTDRAVDVQIAGLRKKLGSCGNYIETVRGVGYRFREDS
- a CDS encoding cold-shock protein, with the protein product MAEGTVKWFNDSKGFGFIEQDNGPDVFVHFSAIQSDGFKSLAEGDRVTFDVIQGEKGPQSANVVKV
- the nth gene encoding endonuclease III; the protein is MKKSEQAIKLLRALEELYPAAECALNYETPWQLLVATILSAQCTDVRVNMVTRELFKQLPGPQQMAAASQEQVEELIRTTGFFRNKAKNLIQSSQQLLEFHQGQVPADLNALVALSGVGRKTANVVLGNAYGIPGMVVDTHVKRLSRRFGWTKEDDPEKIEKDLCRLLPQTEWTQCSHTLIAHGRACCKAPTPQCSRCGVVALCPRKGVARSS
- a CDS encoding endonuclease/exonuclease/phosphatase family protein, with product MTTFRIMSYHINGLLNASGKLTPELSAKVIRAQHVDLVLLQGIGSALGATSLKLLSERVGLNHYGPETEGGCAFLSRFPLHNIQASPLGYGGRCLRADLDWAEERVHLFNVSLSWDLWQRLEQVRLLLSEQILNNPSFPCATIVAGDFGLPLWDLGQLHSARDLKRASLPLWRANYPGRFPLWGRDRIYLRGPIRTLAGEVIRTSLAKMASPHLPLVLDVETKETRKILKIKNSARIASKHPDPVCG
- a CDS encoding peptidylprolyl isomerase, whose protein sequence is MNKVLFYLFTVLTLTTTAAYAGPIVEMKTNLGMIKIELNSDKAPQTVDNFIKYVQNGFYDGTIFHRVIGGFMIQGGGFDQTGTRKETLPPIKNEADNGLKNDKGTIAMARTSDINSATSQFFINLVDNKFLNHNGPTARAFGYAVFGKVIEGMDVVEKIGRVKTITKSALFRDYPDSQVIIETVRLLN